Proteins found in one Planococcus citri chromosome 2, ihPlaCitr1.1, whole genome shotgun sequence genomic segment:
- the LOC135837735 gene encoding uncharacterized protein LOC135837735, with translation MVMIEKCCCGCPLREGSLAIVILDFISTCFYIIHLYAIANTYDPEGNKYKSPGILITFILLFHPLAGIIGILKDLPRGILIYVVCSLVRLLTIGFDILLLFLFSKTMFVDIPKDYQIEIVAILGAWATHVYYTAVVYSYYQELTERNKSSASATNV, from the exons atggttatgattgaaaaatgttgctgTGGGTGTCCATTGAGAGAAGGCAGTTTAGCAATAGTCATTCTTGATTTT atatCGACGTGTTTTTACATTATCCATCTTTACGCCATCGCAAACACCTATG ATCCAGAGGGTAATAAATACAAATCTCCCGGTATTTTGATTACTTTTATCCTTCTATTTCATCCTTTAGCAGGAATAATCGGAATACTGAAA gATCTACCAAGAGGTATTTTAATTTACGTGGTATGTTCGTTGGTTCGACTTTTAACCATAGGATTCGATATTCTACTGCTATTTCTGTTCTCAAAAACCATGTTTGTTGATATCCCAAAAGATTACCAGATTGAGATCGTCGCTATACTGGGTGCTTGGG CTACACACGTGTATTATACCGCAGTGGTTTATAGCTATTATCAAGAGTTGACAGAGAGAAACAAATCATCAGCTTCGGCTACAAACGTGTAA
- the LOC135837741 gene encoding uncharacterized protein LOC135837741 isoform X1, with translation MTTVEKCLCGCPLREGSFTIVNLDLVLKIIHMVSFFGGDNRDANGNRVEPPNFIIIILFLLYPIFGILGIIKKKPLLVWIYVVASCVVFILFGIDIIIFMIKSSSFFIYAQTDLILVKIILVVSWVFHVYCTTIVYRYNNELKNELTITSQGTAPFQKGRRNPLEGMALESHTDGPMTFRNRTGDLGRPY, from the exons ATGACGACAGTAGAAAAGTGTTTATGTGGATGTCCATTACGAGAAGGCAGTTTCACTATCGTTAATCTTGATTTA gttttaaaaattatccacATGGTGTCTTTTTTTGGAGGTGATAATAGAG ATGCAAATGGTAACAGGGTGGAACCTCCTAATttcattattataattttattcctGCTTTATCCAATTTTCGGAATACTTGGtattataaaa aaaaaacCGCTGTTGGTTTGGATTTACGTAGTTGCGTCATGtgttgtatttattttattcggaATCGACATTATTATCTTCATGATAAAATCATctagttttttcatttatgcGCAGACGGACTTGATACTGGTGAAAATCATCCTCGTCGTAAGTTggg TATTCCATGTGTATTGCACGACGATCGTCTACAGATACaataacgaattgaaaaatgaacttacaATTACATCACAAGGAACAGCTCCA TTTCAGAAAGGGAGGCGGAACCCCCTCGAAGGAATGGCCTTGGAAAGCCATACTGACGGGCCAATGACCTTCAGAAATCGGACAGGCGACCTCGGGAGGCCATACTga
- the LOC135837741 gene encoding uncharacterized protein LOC135837741 isoform X2, with protein MTTVEKCLCGCPLREGSFTIVNLDLVLKIIHMVSFFGGDNRDANGNRVEPPNFIIIILFLLYPIFGILGIIKKKPLLVWIYVVASCVVFILFGIDIIIFMIKSSSFFIYAQTDLILVKIILVVSWVFHVYCTTIVYRYNNELKNELTITSQGTAPVSTQ; from the exons ATGACGACAGTAGAAAAGTGTTTATGTGGATGTCCATTACGAGAAGGCAGTTTCACTATCGTTAATCTTGATTTA gttttaaaaattatccacATGGTGTCTTTTTTTGGAGGTGATAATAGAG ATGCAAATGGTAACAGGGTGGAACCTCCTAATttcattattataattttattcctGCTTTATCCAATTTTCGGAATACTTGGtattataaaa aaaaaacCGCTGTTGGTTTGGATTTACGTAGTTGCGTCATGtgttgtatttattttattcggaATCGACATTATTATCTTCATGATAAAATCATctagttttttcatttatgcGCAGACGGACTTGATACTGGTGAAAATCATCCTCGTCGTAAGTTggg TATTCCATGTGTATTGCACGACGATCGTCTACAGATACaataacgaattgaaaaatgaacttacaATTACATCACAAGGAACAGCTCCAGTTAGTACTCAATAA